A single genomic interval of Bos javanicus breed banteng chromosome 8, ARS-OSU_banteng_1.0, whole genome shotgun sequence harbors:
- the CHMP5 gene encoding charged multivesicular body protein 5, protein MNRFFGKAKPKAPPPSLTDCIGTVDSRAESIDKKISRLDAELVKYKDQIKKMREGPAKNMVKQKALRVLKQKRMYEQQRDNLAQQSFNMEQANYTIQSLKDTKTTVDAMKLGVKEMKKAYKQVKIDQIEDLQDQLEDMMEDANEIQEALSRSYGTPELDEDDLEAELDALGDELLADEDSSYLDEAAAAPAIPEGVPTDMKNKDGVLVDEFGLPQIPAS, encoded by the exons ATGAACCGATTCTTCGGGAAAGCGAAACCCAAGGCTCCGCCGCCCAGCTTGACTGACTGCATTGGCACG GTGGACAGCAGAGCAGAATCCATTGACAAGAAGATTTCTCGGCTGGATGCTGAACTAGTGAAGTATAAGGATCAGATCAAGAAGATGAGGGAGGGACCTGCAAAG AATATGGTCAAGCAGAAAGCCTTGCGGGTTTTAAAGCAAAAGCGGAT GTACGAGCAACAGCGGGACAATCTCGCCCAACAGTCATTTAATATGGAGCAAGCCAACTACACCATCCAGTCCTTGAAGGACACCAAGACCACG GTTGATGCTATGAAATTGGGagtaaaggaaatgaagaaagcatACAAGCAAGTGAAAATTGACCAGATTGAG gATCTCCAAGACCAGCTAGAGGATATGATGGAAGATGCAAATGAAATCCAAGAAGCACTGAGTCGTAGTTACGGCACCCCAGAATTAGATGAAGATGACCTCGAAGCAG AGTTGGATGCACTGGGCGATGAGCTTCTGGCCGATGAAGACAGTTCTTATTTGGATGAAGCAGCAGCTGCACCCGCAATTCCAGAAGGTGTTCCCACTGACATGAAGAACAAG GATGGAGTCCTGGTGGATGAATTTGGATTGCCACAGATCCCTGCTTCGTAG